The sequence cccactcaacctcctgcttatgatcgaagtggcgtggggggttgcccagtgggcgggccgtgcagatggaggcagggagcggcttcccttcacggagtgtcctcctcactagggggagggctgtctcgtgcgggatcctctcgaacctggcctcctcttcttgctcagtgaggtgctcgtagcggatcagaagatccaccagctcgccctcactgaaggtgtagatccgtggggtctgggtcgcctggcagctactgggggcctcgcggggtgctggctcctccgtagtcgtcggcgcgtccctcgtctcaggtgtctggtccctggtcctctttttcttcttgctggcgggtacctccggggacacAGCTGGGGGTGTCACCTCAGCGGTCACCGCTGCAGTCTCCGTCCTCGTCAgacgtggtgggtccacctccatctccctagcgggagactttggtgtcgggacgctctgctccgtgggtcccggcttcctcctccgtctgcggcgcctcctcttccgtccttctccgtggggtgtcgtcctctcctccgtgggcggctgcatgggccgcgctgctgccgggtccgccgaagacgtcgtcctccgcagcttggcacccgggattctgcagagccgagcggggcacctgcggttccaggcatggtgcccggaactgcagttggggcacacagccaccgggcgcgccacaccttcccgaaggcggcgaacgcagtccctcgtggcgtggtccctgctgcaaacgccgcacagctcctctgtcctagtacactgccgctgcctgtggccgaaggcctggcacttgaaacagcgcacaggctccggcacgtagcggcggcaggtgaatcgtccccagcatccgaggtccagcgaggcggggacacgtccccgcagcgtcagctgcacgctccgggtgggcaggcgtcgtccgtggccggcgttgtagtggcacctcacagctgctgcaacgcaggggtgcgccaacaccgggtccaatgggaggtgggtagggtatccaagcaggacacccttcaccgccgcctcctttttctccaaggtgatgccgcgggtccgtccagcagcaatctcgtccagggtggtggcgtggtcccagtcccacgcacggatgaggaagtcccccgcgcgggagaccgtcacccggagtcgcagcttccgctcgtcctccatccaccgaatggcctggtagtgggtgctgaagtccgaagacaccagcctccactccggcaggggtccgctcgatcggtcctccccgccgtcctcgtgaagcgtcctccttcgggcccgcttgctctgcacgcgggtccatccgtccccgtcgtcaggagcggactccgtgggccgcttccttcttgccgccatagcagaggcgggagctgaaagcccaaccgggccgtctgcaggggcaagtcagggagagcagcagtgaggagagagggtctgcactcactgctgtctgcgccggaactTTTTTTGGGCTGCCCtttgctttaatagtttattgataacttttacataagatacaaaaataaaaataaacatgaaaattacaaaaataagcggttaccaaagcaggctctaaacaagcagcctgcccgatgtacgaTACATAGTTGGCACTAGTTACAATTGGACAAGATTACACATGGATGAAATGTCTTTTTATTCagtggtcaccggcgtagtagctttcgagctcagcgtcggtgaggtctctgtctgcgttgaggaagaagtcgtcgtccacgtctccgacgtcgacctcgtcctccgagacgtcttcctcctcgtaagtcgcccactcaacctcctgcctgtggtcgaagtgacgtggggggttacccagtgggcgggccgtgcggatggaggctgggagcggcttcccttcacggagtgtcctcctcactaaggggagggctgtctcgtgcgggatcctctcgaacctagcctcctcctcttgttcagtgaggtgctcgtagcggatcaggagatccaccaactcgccctcactgaaattgtaggtccgtggggtctgggtcgcctggcagctgcCGGGGGCCTCGCGGTGTGCTGGCTCCACTGCAGTCGCCGGCGCGTCCACCGTCTCTcagtgtctggtccctggtcctctttgtcttcttcggcgCGGGTACATCTggggacactactgggggtgtcacctcggcggTCGCCGCAGCCGTCTCCGTTCTCGTCggccgtggtgggtccacctccatctccctagcgggagactttggtgtcgggacgctcagttccgtgggtcccgtcctcctcttccgtctgcggcgcctcctctttcgtccttcaccgtggggtggcgtcctctcctccgtgggcggctgccttggccgcgctgctgccgggtccgccgaagacgtcgtcctctgcagcttggctcccgggattctgcggagtcgagcggggcacctgcggttccaggcatggtgacctgaactgcagttggggcacacagccaccgggcgcgccacgcCTTCCCtaaggcggcgaacgcagtccctcgtagcgtggtccccgctgcacacgccgcacagctccttcgtcctggtacactgccgctgcctgtggccgaaagcctggcacttgtaacagcgcacaggctccggcacgtagcggcggcaggtaaagcgtccccagcatccgaggtccagcgaggcggggacacgtccccgcagcgtcagctgcacgctccgggtgggcaggcgtcgtccgtggccggcgttgtagtggcacctcactgcagctgcaacgcaggggtgcgccaacaccgggtccaatgggaggtgggttgggtatccaagcaggacacccttcaccgccgcctcctttttctccagggtgatgccgcgggtccgtccagcagcaatctcgtccagggtggtggcgtggtcccagtcccacgcacggatgaggaagtcccccgcgcgggagaccgtcacccggagtcgcagcttccgctcgtcctccatccaccgaatggcctggtagtgggtgctgaagtccgaagacaccagcctccactccggcaggggtccgctcgattggtcctccccgccgtcctcgtgaagcgtcctccttcgggctcgcttgctctgcacgcgggtccatccgtccccgtcgtcagtagcagactccgtgggccgcttccttcttgccgccatagcagaggcgggagctgagagctcaaccgggccgtctgcaggggcaagtcagggagagcagcagtgaggagagagggtctgcactcactgctgtctgcgccggaactgGTTGGGCTGCCTTGCTTTAAtttgctttaatagtttattgataacttttacataagatacaaaaataaaaataaacatgaaaattacaaaaataagcggttaccaaagcaggctctaaacaagcagcctgcccgatgtacgaTACATAGTTGGCACTAGTTACAATTGGACAAGATTACACATGGATGAAATGTCTTTTTATTCagtggtcaccggcgtagtagctttcgAGCTCAGCGTCGGTGAGGTCTCTGTCTGCGTTAAGGAAGAAGTCGTCGTCCACgtctccgacgtcgacctcgtcctccgagacgtcttcctcctcgtaagtcgcccactcaacctcctgcctgtggtcgaagtgacgtggggggttacccagtgggcgggccgtgcggatggaggctgggagcggcttcccttcacggagtgtcctcctcactaaggggagggctgtctcgtgcgggatcctctcgaacctagcctcctcctcttgttcagtgaggtgctcgtagcggatcaggagatccaccaactcgccctcactgaaattgtaggtccgtggggtctgggtcgcctggcagctgccgggggcctcgcggggtgctggctccactgcagtcgccggcgcgtccaccgtctcgagtgtctggtccctggtcctctttgtcttcttcggcgCGGGTACATCTggggacactactgggggtgtcacctcggcggTCGCCGCAGCCGTCTCCGTTCTCGTCggccgtggtgggtccacctccatctccctagcgggagactttggtgtcgggacgctcagttccgtgggtcccgtcctcctcttccgtctgcggcgcctcctctttcgtccttcaccgtggggtggcgtcctctcctccgtgggcggctgccTTGGCCacgctgctgccgggtccgccgaagacgtcgtcctctgcagcttggctcccgggattctgcggagtcgagcggggcacctgcggttccaggcatggtgacctgaactgcagttggggcatacagccaccgggcgcgccacgcCTTCCCtaaggcggcgaacgcagtccctcgtagcgtggtccccgctgcacacgccgcacagctccttcgtcctggtacactgccgctgcctgtggccgaaagcctggcacttgtaacagcgcacaggctccggcacgtagcggcggcaggtaaagcgtccccagcatccgaggtccagcgaggcggggacacgtccccgcagcgtcagctgcacgctccgggtgggcaggcgtcgtccgtggccggcgttgtagtggcacctcactgcagctgcaacgcaggggtgcgccaacaccgggtccaatgggaggtgggttgggtatccaagcaggacacccttcaccgccgcctcctttttctccagggtgatgccgcgggtccgtccagcagcaatctcgtccagggtggtggcgtggtcccagtcccacgcacggatgaggaagtcccccgcgcgggagaccgtcacccggagtcgcagcttccgctcgtcctccatccaccgaatggcctggtagtgggtgctgaagtccgaagacaccagcctccactccggcaggggtccgctcgatcggtcctccccgccgtcctcgtgaagcgtcctccttcgggcccgcttgctctgcacgcgggtccatccgtccccgtcgtcaggagcggactccgtgggccgcttccttcttgccgccatagcagaggcgggagctgaaagctcaaccgggccgtctgcaggggcaagtcagggagagcagcagtgaggagagagggtctgcactcactgctgtctgcgcTGGAACTGTTGGTTGGGCTGCTTTTGCtttgctttaatagtttattgataacttttacataagacacaaaaataaaaataaacatgaaaattacaaaaataatcggtTATCAAAGCAGGCTCTCAATAaacagcctgcccgatgtacagtACATAGGTTACACAGGATACAAATGTTCAAAATATACACATGGAAAAATGTCAAGTTATTCACAGGTCACCGACGTAGTAGCTTGCGAGCTCCTCGTCGGTGAGGTCCCTGTCTGCATTCAGGAAGAGGtcttcgtccacgcctccgacgtcgacctcgtcctctgagacgtcttcttcctcatacgtcgcccactcaacctcctgcttatgatcgaagtggcgtggggggttacccagtgggcgggccgtgcagatggaggcagggagcggcttcccttcacggagtgtcctcctcactaaggggagggctgtctcgtgcgggatcctctcgaacctggcctcctcttcttgctcagtgaggtgctcgtagcggatcaggagatccaccaactcgccctcactgaaattgtaggtccgtggggtctgggtcgcctggcaggtgccgggggcctcgcggggtgctggctccactgcagtcgccggcgcgtccaccgtctcgagtgtctggtccctggtcctctttttcttcttcttcggcgcGGTTACATCCTgggacactactgggggtgtcacctcggcggTCGCCGCAGCCGTCTCCGTTCTCGTCggccgtggtgggtccacctccatctccctggcgggagactttggtgtcgggacgctcagttccgtgggtcccgtcctcctcttccgtctgcggcgcctcctctttcgtccttcaccgtggggtggcgtcctctcctccgtgggcggctgccttggccgcgctgctgccgggtccgccgaagacgtcgtcctctgcagcttggctcccgggattctgcggagtcgagcggggcacctgcggttccaggcatggtgacctgaactgcagttggggcacacagccaccgggcgcgccacgcCTTCCCtaaggcggcgaacgcagtccctcgtagcgtggtccccgctgcacacgccgcacaacTCCTCCGTCCTagtacactgccgctgcctgtggccgaaagcctggcacttgtaacagcgcacaggctccggcacgtagcggcggcaggtaaagcgtccccagcatccgaggtccagcgaggcggggacacgtccccgcagcgtcagctgcacgctccgggtgggcaggcgtcgtccgtggccggcgttgtagtggcacctcactgcagctgcaacgcaggggtgcgccaacaccgggtccaatgggaggtgggtagggtatccaagcaggacacccttcaccgccgcctcctttttctccagggtgatgccgcgggtccgtcctgcagcaatctcgtccagggtggtggcgtggtcccagtcccacgcacggatgaggaagtcccccgcgcgggagaccgtcacccggagtcgcagcttccgctcgtcctccatccaccgaatggcctggtagtgggtgctgaagtccgaagacaccagtctccactccggcaggggtccgctcgatcggtcctccccgccgtcctcgtgaagcgtcctccttcgggcccgcttgctctgcacgcgggtccatccgtccccgtcgtcaggagcagactccgtgggccgcttccgtcttgccgccatagcagaggcgggagctgtaagctcaaccgggccgtctgcaggggcaagtcaggggcTGCCATTTTGCttttgctttaatagtttattggtaacctttacataagacatacatagaaaataaacatgaaaaattacaaaaataatcagttaccaaagcaggctctaaacaagcagcctgcccgatgtactgTACATATACTACACTTGGTACAAATCTATCAAAATTACACGTGGGGGAAATGTCTTTTTAATCACAGGTCACTGGCGTAGTAGCTTGCAAGCTCCTCGTCGGTGAGGTCCCTGTCTGCATTCAGGAAGAGGtcttcgtccacgcctccgacgtcgacctcgtcctccgagacgtcttcttcctcatacgtcgcccactcaacctcctgcttatgatcgaagtggcgtggggggttacccagtgggcgggccgtgcagatggaggcagggagcggcttcccttcacggagtgtcctcctcactaaggggagggctgtctcgtgcgggatcctctcgaacctggcctcctcttcttgctcagtgaggtgctcgtagcggatcagaagatccaccagctcgccctcactgtaggtgtagatccgtggggtctgggtcgcctggcagctactgggggcctcgcggggtgctggctcctccgtagtcgtcggcgcgtccctcgtctcaggtgtctggtccctggtcctctttttcttcttgctggcgggtacctccggggacacagctgggggtgtcacctcagcggtcaccgctgccgtctccgtcctcatcagacgtggtgggtccacctccatctccctagcgggagactttggtgtcggaacgctctgctccgtgggtcccggcttcctcctccgtctgcggcgcctcctcttccgtccttcaccgtggggtgtcgtcctctcctccgtgggcggctgcataggccgcgctgctgccgggtccgccgaagacgtcgtcctccgcagcttggcacccgggattctgcagagccgagcggggcacctgcggttccaggcatggtgcccggaactgcagttcgggcacacagccaccgggcgcgccacacctTCGCGAAgacggcgaacgcagtccctcgtggcgtggtccctgctgcacacgccgcacagctcctccgtcctggtacactgccgctgcctgtggccgaaggcctggcacttgtaacagcgcacaggctccggcacatagcggcggcaggtaaaacgtccccagcatccgaggtccagcgaggcggggacacgtccccgcagcgtcagctgcacgctccgggtgggcaggcgtcgtccgtggccggcgttgtagtggcacctcactgcagctgcaacgcaggggtgcgccaacaccgggtccaatgggaggtgggtagggtatcCAAGCAGGATACCCTTAaccgccgcctccttcttctccaaggtgatgccgcgggtccgtccagcagcaatctcgtccagggtggtggcgtggtcccagtcccacgcacggatgaggaagtcccccgcgcgggagaccgtcacccggagtcgcagcttccgctcgtcctccatccaccgaatggcctggtagtgggtgctgaagtccgaagacaccagcctccactccggcaggggtccgctcgaccggtcctccccgccgtcctcgtgaagcgtccgccttcgggcccgcttgctctgcacgcgggtccatccgtccccgtcgtcaggagcagactccgtgggccgcttccgtcttgccgccatagcagaggcgggagctgaaagctcaaccgggccgtctgcaggggcaagtcagggagagcagcagtgaggagagagggtctgcactcactgctgtctgcgccggaactgtGGGCTGCCTTttttgctttaatagtttattgataacttttacataagatacaaaaataaaaataaacatgaaaattacaaaaataagcggttaccaaagcaggctctaaacaagcagcctgcccgatgtacgaTACATAGTTGGCACTAGTTACAATTGGACAAGATTACACATGGATGAAATGTCTTTTTATTCagtggtcaccggcgtagtagctttcgAGCTCAGCGTCGGTGAGGTCTCTGTCTGCGTTGAGGAAGAGGTCGTCGTCCACgtctccgacgtcgacctcgtcctccgagacgtcttcctcctcgtaagtcgcccactcaacctcctgcctgtggtcgaagtgacgtggggggttacccagtgggcgggccgtgcggatggaggctgggagcggcttcccttcacggagtgtcctcctcactaaggggagggctgtctcgtgcgggatcctctcgaacctagcctcctcctcttgttcagtgaggtgctcgtagcggatcaggagatccaccaactcgccctcactgaaattgtaggtccgtggggtctgggtcgcctggcagctgcCGGGGccctcgcggggtgctggctccactgcagtcgccggcgcgtccaccgtctcgagtgtctggtccctggtcctctttgtcttcttcggcgCGGGTACATCTggggacactactgggggtgtcacctcggcggTCGCCGCAGCCGTCTCCGTTCTCGTCggccgtggtgggtccacctccatctccctagcgggagactttggtgtcgggacgctcagttccgtgggtcccgtcctcctcttccgtctgcggcgcctcctcttcgtccttcaccgtgggtggcgtcctctcctccgtgggcggctgccttggccgcgctgctgccggtccgccgaagacgtcgtcctctGCAGCTTGGCTCCCGGATTCTGCGGAGTCGAgcgggcacctgcggttccaggcatggtgaccTGAACTGCAGTTagggcacacagccaccgggcgcgccacgcCTTCCCtaaggcggcgaacgcagtccctcgtagcgtggtccccgctgcacacgccgcacagctccttcGTCCTGGAACACAGCCGCTGCTCAGGCCGAAagcctggcacttgtaacagcgcacaggctccggcacgtagcggcggcaggtaaagcgtccccagcatccgaggtccagcgaggcggggacacgtccccgcagcgtcagctgcacgctccgggtgggcaggcgtcgtccgtggccggcgttgtagtggcacctcactgcagctgcaacgcaggggtgcgccaacaccgggtccaatgggaggtgggttgggtatccaagcaggacacccttcaccgccgcctcctttttctccagggtgatgccgcgggtccgtccagcagcaatctcgtccagggtggtggcgtggtcccagtcccacgcacggatgaggaagtcccccgcgcgggagaccgtcacccggagtcgcagcttccgctcgtcctccaaccaccgaatggcctggtagtgggtgctgaagtccgaagacaccagcctccactccggcaggggtccgctcgatcggtcctccccgccgtcctcgtgaagcgtcctccttcgggcccgcttgctctgcacgcgggtccatccgtccccgtcgtcaggagcagactccgtgggccgcttccttcttgccgccatagcagaggcgggagctgagagctcaaccgggccgtctgcaggggcaagtcagggagagcagcagtgaggagagagggtctgcactcactgggtgggtggtgggtttttgagggttgttagccctcgcgggctatgtgccataggctggcccgcctctctcttggATCTCTCTAAGCCACGGACGCGTCACGCCCAGAAACGCCAGTGCCGCACCCAACACGGCCCCAATGGCCAGCGCGCAGCGTACCATGAGCGACCGACAAAACCCCACTCCAGGTCCCGAGGATTGAAAGGTGTGAATAATTGAAATTAAGGAAGTCAGAGGGCGACAgtggtttgtacgtatatttgGCAGAGTGGATGGTTTGAGAAGTACTCCGTATAGCGGAGGGACCTTTAGATGGGGTCCAGCCCTGATAGTCGGAGGGAggcgagcggaacggaggggattctATGAGGGTAAAAGGTGGCACAGTAagataacagaaggaagagacctttgtacagcaaagggatcatttgtttaaagtgggtcattcgaaccacgcaagtaaagtGGGAGGCAGTAGAAACAGACCTTTTGGTGG is a genomic window of Eriocheir sinensis breed Jianghai 21 unplaced genomic scaffold, ASM2467909v1 Scaffold46, whole genome shotgun sequence containing:
- the LOC126992428 gene encoding uncharacterized protein LOC126992428; amino-acid sequence: MEDERKLRLRVTVSRAGDFLIRAWDWDHATTLDEIAAGRTRGITLEKKEAAVKGVLLGYPTHLPLDPVLAHPCVAAAVRCHYNAGHGRRLPTRSVQLTLRGRVPASLDLGCWGRFTCRRYVPEPVRCYKCQAFGHRQRQCTRTKELCGVCSGDHATRDCVRRLREGVARPVAVCPNCSSGHHAWNRRCPARLRRIPGAKLQRTTSSADPAAARPRQPPTEERTPPHGEGRKRRRRRRKRRTGPTELSVPTPKSPAREMEVDPPRPTRTETAAATAEVTPPVVSPDVPAPKKTKRTRDQTLETVDAPATAVEPAPREAPGSCQATQTPRTYNFSEGELVDLLIRYEHLTEQEEEARFERIPHETALPLVRRTLREGKPLPASIRTARPLGNPPRHFDHRQEVEWATYEEEDVSEDEVDVGDVDDDFFLNADRDLTDAELESYYAGDH